A region of Cellulophaga sp. RHA19 DNA encodes the following proteins:
- a CDS encoding Ig-like domain-containing protein encodes MIKLNLILSLTNRIKFAKLFTLFIFLFVSQLFFAQTSGVWSDAGGGKWTSISSDGLVRIEVTVTGYVDILGGDTMLCSPDAFSDPTITGTPSLALDIDGSNGTISFEFYDTRTNALADIQNPILHVDKVGATGGIFTNTTGVFYLQDGYTWNELSATDRLETDSVFFRGENLFEILGGTGECANTAGGSLQITDLLNTININTSLEKNPTLVIPAPDRDEVEFAFSNLVINPCTSGAIIGTPTENDTDGDGINNSCDLDDDNDGILDTEEGICTPVQSGSWTIAGTTASFDYGNGVIANVTTTNSTNFVSGNFTSPAPNFWTEDLQGDTSLAATYDNGVTVTVEFVDAANNPVFVDKPTLHLDRIGGDDGTDQTSAEISLLNGLTWSELAGTFDFVSTATTVKDGGTGLPSDGYSPESSLKDSDGSAAGTLQINQRVSTFTLQLAQTSSTGAEDEIELILFACKDRDSDNDGIPDLLDLDSDNDGIFDVIEAGHKQPHTNGILGTTVSDDGIFDALQTSSGVNSGSVDYTITDSEATPNGTPDYLELDADGDGCNDVLEAGFTDQNNDGILGNLPTVTAANGTVISGMVVDGYTTPTNTDSGSGNTDFDFQQVGQAPTIINTANQPQDILTNGTNPENFVVTATGEALAYKWQVDRLDGNGFVDINDANTVDIYTGSTTSTLTLTGITASYDGFLYQVIINDETFSCATLTSNSATIIFDDTPPDAPIVVITEDVNNDGFLNTSESVGDVDVTITLPANAAENDILTVNGTNQTLTATDITNGEILVTFTPPAEDGSLTVTATITDPVGNTSNPGVDTITVNTAPTSAPTVVITEDINDDTIINSTELVGDIDVTITLPAEAVENDILTINGTNQTLTAANITAGVVTTSFVSPGEGNTITVTASITDTAGNTSTNGSDSATIETVATSAPIVVITEDANNDAIINSTELVGDIDVTITLPAEAVENDILTINGTNQTLTATDISTGTVTTNFVSPGEDNTITVTASITDVSGNTSPEASDSAKVNTTSTSAPTVVITEDINDDAIINSTELVGDIDITITLPAEAVAGDILTINGTNQTLTATDITAGTITTSFVSPGEGNTITVTASITDAAGNTSTNGSDSATVETVATSAPTVVITEDANNDGIIGNSELSGNIDVTITLPAEAVENNILTINGTNQTLTATDITAGTVTTSFVSPGEGNTITVTASIIDTAGNRSPEASDSAIIDTTATSAPSVVITEDINNDAIINSTELVGDIDVIITLPAEAVENDILTINGTNQTLTATDITAGTVTTSFVSPGEGNTITVTASITDAAGNTSTNGSDSATIETIATSAPTVVITEDANNDGIIGNSELSGNIDVTITLPAEAVENNILTINGTNQTLTATDITAGTVTTSFVSPGEGNTITVTATVTDTSGNISPEGSDSAVIDTTATAAPTVVITEDINDDAIINSTELVGDIDVTITLPAEAVAGDILTINGTNQTLTASDITAGTVTTSFTSPGEGNTITVTASITDAAGNTSTNGSDSATIDTTAPVPTLTIDNVTADNVVNASEATSTITITGTVGGDFNTGDLVTLTINGNSYFNGVDASGNFSIPVNGSDLAADADFVINGEVNTLDLAGNVGTATNNKLYDVDTTLPIPIITINNITADNTINTTEATTTITVIGNVSGDFLTGDVVTLVVNTISYTNTVDALGNFSIPITGSELTADADLTINGSVNTTSTAGNTGTGTTNKTYNVDVTAPTPTLTINDVTTDNIINATESTSNITITGSITGEFNNGDTVTLLINGVSTTGTVNASGIFSITVNGGDLLADADVTINASLATTDTVGNSNTINATKIYALDITAPTPTIIIDNVTADNTINAIEASGNITVTGTVTGEFNTGDTVTLLINGISITGTVSNTGTFSIIVSGNNLALDADTTINASLTTTDSAGNNNTVAATKLYNVQTATIATPVISSISIDTNIPDDAITSDNTLSIFGTSEPNRIIDIYIDGVIIGTATANATGNWTLDHTATVLPDGNYDITAVASDTFGNISFSSTVYPIVIDTVTPIVNDEITDNLTPVITGTGSINETLLISIDIDADGTPEVTYTVITDAAGNFSLDTNMVSPNSGVLPNLSFPNTLDITVSDTAGNTNTAVIFITDDFDNDGLTNDDEVALGTDPNDADTDDDGVTDGQEVTDNTNPLDDCDSLNGTPLNTSDCDADGLTNEEENTIGTDPNDADTDKDGILDGQEVVDNTDPLDACDSIGGTPPLGVACDIEIQNENITPGTADGTFVIVNIEAFPDNTVEIFNRWGVKVYSTKSYDNASRAFTGISNGRAVVKSSSTLPAGVYYYIINYLKDGEAKTKNGYLYLN; translated from the coding sequence ATGATAAAATTGAATCTAATATTATCTCTCACAAACAGAATAAAATTTGCCAAACTATTCACGCTTTTTATTTTCTTATTTGTGTCTCAATTATTTTTTGCGCAAACCTCTGGCGTATGGTCAGATGCTGGTGGGGGAAAATGGACATCTATAAGCTCAGATGGTTTAGTTAGAATTGAGGTAACCGTTACTGGCTACGTAGATATTCTTGGCGGTGATACTATGCTTTGTTCTCCTGATGCTTTTAGTGACCCAACTATTACGGGAACTCCTTCTCTTGCATTAGACATTGATGGCAGTAATGGTACTATCTCATTTGAGTTTTATGACACCAGAACAAATGCATTAGCAGATATACAAAACCCTATTTTACACGTTGATAAAGTTGGAGCAACTGGTGGAATATTTACTAATACTACAGGTGTTTTCTATTTACAAGACGGATACACTTGGAATGAACTAAGCGCTACTGATAGATTAGAAACTGACTCTGTTTTTTTTAGAGGAGAAAATTTATTTGAAATATTAGGAGGAACTGGTGAATGCGCTAATACCGCTGGAGGTAGTTTACAAATAACAGATTTATTAAACACAATAAATATTAATACAAGTTTAGAAAAAAACCCTACTCTAGTAATACCCGCACCTGACAGAGACGAAGTAGAATTTGCTTTTTCTAACCTGGTAATAAACCCTTGTACTTCTGGAGCTATAATTGGTACACCTACAGAGAACGACACAGATGGTGATGGTATAAATAATAGTTGCGATTTAGATGATGATAACGATGGTATTTTAGACACAGAAGAAGGTATTTGTACTCCTGTACAGTCTGGTTCTTGGACAATTGCTGGCACTACTGCTTCTTTTGACTATGGTAACGGAGTTATTGCTAATGTTACTACTACAAACTCTACCAACTTTGTAAGCGGTAATTTTACTAGTCCAGCTCCAAATTTCTGGACAGAAGATTTACAAGGAGATACTTCTCTTGCTGCAACCTATGATAACGGAGTAACAGTTACAGTTGAATTTGTAGATGCTGCCAACAATCCTGTTTTTGTAGATAAACCTACGCTCCATTTAGACCGTATTGGTGGTGACGATGGCACCGATCAGACCTCAGCAGAGATAAGCCTTTTAAACGGTTTAACGTGGTCAGAACTTGCTGGTACATTCGATTTTGTTTCTACTGCAACCACAGTAAAAGATGGCGGTACTGGTTTACCATCAGACGGATATAGTCCAGAAAGTTCTTTAAAAGATAGTGATGGTTCTGCTGCTGGTACGTTACAAATTAATCAAAGGGTATCTACTTTTACATTGCAATTGGCACAGACATCTTCTACAGGAGCTGAGGATGAAATAGAACTTATACTTTTTGCTTGTAAAGACAGAGATTCTGATAACGACGGAATTCCAGATTTATTGGATTTAGATTCTGATAACGATGGTATTTTTGATGTTATTGAAGCCGGACATAAACAACCGCATACAAACGGAATTCTAGGAACAACAGTTAGTGATGATGGTATTTTTGATGCCTTGCAAACTAGTAGTGGTGTTAATAGCGGTAGTGTAGATTATACAATTACCGACTCAGAAGCTACACCAAATGGCACTCCAGATTATTTAGAGCTAGATGCTGATGGTGATGGTTGTAATGACGTTTTAGAAGCAGGATTTACAGATCAAAATAACGACGGAATACTTGGTAATTTACCAACAGTTACTGCAGCTAATGGTACTGTTATTAGTGGTATGGTTGTAGACGGTTATACCACGCCTACCAATACAGATAGTGGTTCTGGAAATACTGACTTTGATTTTCAACAGGTAGGACAAGCGCCAACTATAATTAATACAGCAAACCAACCACAAGATATTTTAACCAATGGCACTAACCCAGAAAATTTTGTAGTTACTGCAACTGGCGAAGCTTTAGCTTATAAATGGCAAGTAGACCGTTTAGATGGTAATGGTTTTGTAGATATAAATGATGCCAACACTGTAGATATTTATACAGGAAGCACAACTAGCACTCTTACATTAACAGGAATAACAGCTAGTTATGATGGTTTTTTATATCAGGTTATTATTAATGATGAAACTTTTTCTTGTGCCACTCTTACTTCTAATAGTGCCACAATTATTTTTGATGATACACCACCAGATGCCCCTATAGTTGTAATTACTGAAGACGTAAATAATGATGGTTTTTTAAATACAAGCGAATCTGTTGGAGATGTTGATGTTACTATTACATTACCTGCAAATGCCGCTGAGAATGATATTTTAACTGTAAACGGTACAAATCAAACATTAACTGCTACAGATATTACAAACGGAGAAATACTTGTAACCTTTACTCCTCCTGCAGAAGATGGCTCTTTAACTGTGACTGCTACTATTACAGATCCTGTAGGTAATACAAGTAATCCTGGGGTAGATACTATCACTGTAAATACTGCTCCAACTTCTGCTCCTACAGTTGTAATTACTGAAGATATTAACGATGATACTATTATAAACAGTACGGAATTGGTGGGAGATATTGATGTTACAATCACTTTACCTGCCGAAGCTGTAGAGAACGATATTTTAACCATAAATGGGACTAATCAGACTTTAACAGCGGCCAACATTACAGCTGGTGTTGTAACTACAAGTTTTGTTAGTCCGGGTGAAGGTAATACAATTACTGTAACTGCATCAATAACTGATACTGCAGGAAATACAAGTACAAACGGAAGCGATTCTGCTACAATAGAAACTGTTGCTACATCTGCCCCTATAGTTGTTATTACTGAAGATGCCAATAATGATGCTATTATAAACAGCACAGAATTGGTGGGTGATATTGATGTTACCATTACGTTACCTGCTGAAGCTGTAGAGAACGACATTTTAACCATAAATGGTACTAACCAAACTTTAACTGCTACAGATATTAGTACTGGTACTGTAACTACTAACTTTGTTAGTCCGGGTGAAGATAACACCATTACTGTTACAGCATCAATTACAGATGTCTCAGGAAATACGAGTCCAGAAGCTAGTGATTCTGCTAAAGTAAATACTACCTCAACTTCTGCTCCTACAGTTGTAATTACTGAAGATATTAATGACGATGCTATTATAAACAGTACAGAATTAGTGGGTGATATTGATATTACTATTACATTACCTGCCGAAGCTGTTGCTGGAGATATTTTAACTATAAACGGTACTAACCAAACTTTAACAGCTACAGATATTACTGCTGGTACTATAACGACTAGTTTTGTTAGTCCGGGTGAAGGTAACACCATTACTGTGACTGCATCAATTACTGATGCTGCAGGAAACACTAGTACAAACGGAAGCGATTCTGCTACAGTGGAAACTGTTGCTACATCGGCTCCTACAGTTGTAATTACTGAAGATGCTAATAATGATGGAATTATAGGTAATTCTGAGCTTTCTGGCAATATTGATGTTACCATTACTTTACCTGCTGAAGCTGTAGAGAACAATATTTTAACCATAAATGGTACCAATCAAACTTTAACTGCCACAGATATTACTGCTGGTACTGTAACTACTAGCTTTGTTAGTCCGGGTGAAGGCAATACTATTACTGTGACTGCATCAATCATTGATACTGCAGGAAATAGAAGTCCAGAGGCTAGTGACTCTGCTATAATTGACACTACAGCAACTTCTGCTCCTTCAGTTGTAATTACTGAAGATATTAATAATGATGCTATTATAAACAGCACGGAATTAGTTGGTGATATTGATGTCATTATTACGTTACCTGCCGAAGCTGTAGAAAACGATATTTTAACCATAAACGGTACTAATCAGACTTTAACTGCTACAGATATTACTGCTGGTACTGTAACTACAAGTTTTGTTAGTCCGGGTGAAGGCAATACAATTACTGTTACTGCATCAATTACTGATGCTGCAGGAAACACTAGTACAAACGGAAGCGATTCTGCTACAATAGAAACTATTGCTACATCGGCTCCTACAGTTGTAATTACTGAAGATGCTAATAATGATGGAATTATAGGTAATTCTGAGCTTTCTGGCAATATTGATGTAACCATTACTTTGCCTGCTGAAGCTGTAGAGAACAATATTTTAACCATAAATGGTACAAACCAAACTTTAACTGCTACAGATATTACTGCTGGTACTGTAACTACTAGCTTTGTTAGTCCGGGTGAAGGCAATACTATTACTGTGACTGCAACTGTTACAGATACCTCAGGAAATATAAGTCCAGAGGGTAGTGATTCTGCTGTAATTGACACTACAGCAACCGCTGCTCCTACAGTTGTAATTACTGAAGATATTAATGATGATGCTATTATAAACAGCACGGAATTAGTTGGTGATATTGATGTCACAATTACATTACCTGCCGAAGCTGTTGCTGGAGATATTTTAACCATAAACGGTACTAATCAGACTTTAACTGCATCAGATATTACTGCTGGTACTGTAACTACAAGTTTTACTAGTCCGGGTGAAGGCAATACAATTACTGTTACTGCATCAATTACTGATGCTGCAGGAAACACTAGTACAAACGGAAGCGATTCTGCTACAATAGATACCACTGCTCCTGTTCCTACTTTAACTATTGATAACGTTACTGCAGACAATGTAGTAAATGCTAGTGAGGCAACATCAACCATAACTATCACGGGTACTGTTGGTGGCGATTTTAATACTGGAGATCTTGTGACTCTTACGATAAATGGAAATTCGTATTTTAATGGTGTAGATGCATCTGGTAATTTTAGCATTCCAGTTAATGGTAGTGATCTTGCCGCAGATGCAGATTTCGTTATAAATGGCGAGGTAAATACCTTAGATTTGGCTGGTAATGTTGGTACTGCTACTAACAATAAACTTTATGATGTAGATACTACTTTGCCTATACCCATTATTACAATAAATAATATTACGGCAGACAATACTATTAACACTACTGAAGCTACAACCACAATAACAGTAATTGGTAATGTTAGTGGAGACTTTTTAACCGGTGATGTGGTTACTTTAGTAGTAAACACTATATCATACACTAATACAGTAGATGCCTTAGGTAATTTTAGTATACCTATTACGGGTTCTGAACTTACTGCAGATGCAGATTTAACCATAAATGGTAGTGTTAACACAACAAGCACAGCAGGAAATACAGGTACAGGAACAACAAACAAAACATACAATGTAGATGTTACTGCTCCTACACCTACCCTAACAATAAATGATGTTACTACAGATAACATTATAAATGCCACAGAATCAACATCAAACATAACTATTACAGGTAGTATTACAGGAGAATTTAATAACGGAGATACAGTTACGCTATTAATAAACGGTGTTTCTACTACAGGTACTGTTAATGCTTCCGGTATTTTTAGCATTACTGTTAATGGTGGAGACCTCCTTGCAGATGCAGATGTAACTATAAATGCTAGCTTGGCTACCACAGATACTGTTGGTAATAGCAATACAATTAATGCAACAAAAATATATGCTTTAGATATTACTGCTCCTACACCAACAATTATTATTGATAATGTAACCGCTGACAATACCATTAATGCTATTGAAGCTTCTGGTAATATAACTGTAACTGGTACTGTTACCGGAGAATTTAACACTGGAGATACGGTTACACTTTTAATAAACGGTATATCTATTACTGGTACTGTTAGCAATACCGGAACGTTCAGTATAATAGTGTCTGGAAATAATTTAGCTTTAGATGCAGATACTACTATAAATGCTAGTTTAACTACTACAGACTCTGCAGGCAATAACAATACAGTTGCTGCTACTAAACTATACAATGTACAAACTGCAACTATTGCTACACCAGTTATTAGTAGCATTAGTATTGATACAAATATTCCTGATGATGCAATTACATCTGACAATACTCTGTCTATTTTTGGAACATCTGAACCAAACAGAATTATAGATATTTATATTGATGGTGTTATAATAGGTACTGCAACTGCTAATGCTACAGGTAATTGGACTTTAGACCACACTGCAACTGTTTTACCAGATGGAAACTATGATATTACTGCAGTAGCAAGCGATACTTTTGGCAACATTAGTTTTTCTTCTACAGTATATCCTATTGTTATAGATACCGTAACTCCTATTGTAAACGATGAAATAACAGATAACCTTACTCCTGTTATTACTGGTACTGGCAGTATAAATGAAACCTTGCTTATTAGTATAGATATTGATGCTGATGGTACACCTGAAGTTACTTATACAGTTATAACAGATGCTGCAGGTAACTTTAGTTTAGATACAAACATGGTTAGTCCAAATAGTGGTGTTTTACCTAATTTAAGTTTCCCTAATACATTAGATATTACGGTTTCTGATACAGCAGGTAATACTAATACAGCTGTTATTTTTATTACAGATGATTTTGATAATGATGGCTTAACAAATGATGATGAAGTTGCACTTGGTACAGACCCTAATGACGCAGATACAGATGATGATGGCGTTACAGACGGACAAGAAGTTACTGATAATACAAATCCTTTGGACGATTGTGATTCTCTTAACGGCACTCCTTTAAACACGTCTGATTGTGATGCAGACGGCTTAACTAATGAAGAAGAAAATACAATAGGAACAGATCCTAACGATGCTGATACAGATAAAGATGGCATTTTGGATGGGCAAGAAGTTGTAGATAATACAGATCCTCTAGATGCTTGTGACTCTATTGGCGGTACACCTCCTTTAGGAGTTGCTTGTGATATAGAAATACAAAATGAAAACATTACGCCTGGTACTGCAGATGGCACATTTGTAATAGTAAACATAGAAGCTTTTCCTGATAATACTGTAGAAATATTTAACAGATGGGGTGTAAAAGTATACAGCACAAAATCTTATGATAACGCATCAAGAGCATTTACAGGTATTTCTAATGGTAGAGCCGTAGTTAAATCTAGTAGTACGTTACCTGCTGGTGTGTATTATTACATAATTAACTATTTAAAAGATGGAGAAGCTAAAACTAAAAATGGCTATTTGTACCTAAATTAA
- a CDS encoding PorP/SprF family type IX secretion system membrane protein: MISIYKHKKHVFSLIGVLLFAFGVNAQQDAQYTQYMYNTISINPAYAGSRGALSIAALHRSQWVGLDGAPVTQTFNIHAPVSAKSGLGLSVVNDEIGNGTNQDTYIDALYSYTIKASEKGKISFGLKAGGHFLNIDHNKLRANNPTVAVPDNGVDKQFSPNFGAGIYYHEDRFYAGLSVPNFLKTKHFDESSTSTSYIAEEQVNWYLITGYVFNLNSDLKMKPATLLKTTSGAPLQVDVSTTFLYKDKFSMGVAYRWDAALSALIGIQATQRLMLGLAYDKETTALGGTNFNDGSFEVFLRYDFKSKIRNALTPRFF, encoded by the coding sequence ATGATATCAATATATAAACATAAAAAACACGTATTTAGCCTTATTGGTGTACTGTTATTTGCTTTTGGAGTTAACGCTCAACAAGATGCGCAGTATACACAATATATGTACAATACAATTTCTATAAATCCGGCTTATGCTGGCTCTAGAGGTGCGTTAAGTATAGCCGCATTACACCGCTCACAATGGGTTGGTTTAGATGGTGCGCCTGTTACACAAACTTTTAATATTCACGCTCCAGTTTCTGCAAAATCTGGCTTAGGATTATCTGTTGTTAATGATGAAATTGGTAACGGTACAAACCAAGACACTTACATAGATGCTTTGTATTCTTATACCATTAAAGCATCAGAAAAAGGAAAAATTTCCTTTGGATTAAAAGCTGGTGGTCATTTTTTAAATATAGATCACAACAAACTAAGAGCCAACAACCCTACAGTTGCTGTACCAGACAATGGTGTAGATAAGCAATTTTCTCCAAATTTTGGTGCGGGTATTTATTATCACGAAGATCGGTTTTATGCAGGTTTATCTGTTCCTAATTTTTTAAAGACCAAACATTTTGATGAATCTTCAACAAGCACATCATACATTGCAGAAGAGCAAGTAAACTGGTATTTAATTACAGGTTATGTTTTTAATTTAAATTCTGATTTAAAAATGAAACCAGCCACATTACTTAAAACAACTTCTGGTGCACCGTTACAAGTAGATGTATCTACTACGTTTTTGTACAAAGACAAATTTTCTATGGGTGTTGCTTACAGGTGGGATGCTGCCTTAAGTGCACTTATTGGCATACAAGCAACCCAACGCTTAATGCTTGGTTTGGCTTATGATAAGGAAACTACAGCTTTAGGAGGAACCAATTTTAATGATGGTTCTTTTGAGGTTTTCCTTAGATATGATTTTAAATCTAAGATTAGAAATGCACTAACACCAAGATTCTTTTAA
- a CDS encoding OmpA family protein — MKIDKTIIGLFLLVIAQFSAVAQTKQLAEADRLFNTKAYALAIDAYTKAIEKGETSIDIYKKLGDAYYLNANYKEAANCYSKLIMPDLKNSDSEYLFKYAQTLRSNGNYDQADKIMLQFNKIKQQDLRASKFIEKLDYLENLKNIKQKYTLTNLESNSVESDFAPSFYKDSLVFSSARDTGFLVNNLHEWNNRPFLNLHTAKKDSLNYVYLGNFAKELNTKTHESSSTFTKDGKTVYFTRNNSENGKFSPDKNGLSRLKIYKATLENGKWTNVTELPFNNDEYSVANPTLNYTEDKLYFASDMPGTLGASDIFVVAINSDGSFGEPQNLGATINTEGRETFPFISESETLYFASDGHPGLGGLDIFYINLQQENAEVRNMGKGVNSRQDDFSLIINESKNEGFLASNRPKGKGSDDIYRFIRESVTKVIKGKVIDKETNTIVANAMVTIYDYENNNLVETVSDENGFFTTEVNLPEKKYRFTAKSDGYANAVKYIYSPKNNTKIEEVVLELENSKEATAVGSDLSNYLKLKSIYFDTNSSYLRVESYPDLDKVANYMLENPTVVIEVGSHTDSTESDTYNLWLSKRRAKSTVKYLVSKGVDQSRITGIGFGESQLLNKCKNGVKCSNEEHAVNRRSEFIIITK; from the coding sequence ATGAAGATAGATAAAACTATAATTGGTTTGTTTTTGCTTGTAATTGCACAGTTCTCTGCTGTTGCACAGACAAAACAGTTAGCAGAAGCAGACAGACTTTTTAATACTAAAGCCTATGCACTTGCAATAGATGCTTATACTAAAGCAATAGAAAAAGGAGAAACCTCTATAGATATTTATAAAAAATTAGGTGATGCTTATTACCTAAATGCTAACTATAAAGAAGCTGCTAATTGCTATTCAAAATTAATAATGCCAGATCTGAAAAATTCTGATTCTGAATACTTATTTAAATACGCTCAAACGCTAAGGTCTAACGGTAATTATGACCAAGCAGATAAAATAATGCTTCAGTTTAATAAAATTAAACAGCAAGACTTAAGAGCTTCTAAATTTATTGAAAAACTAGATTATTTAGAGAATCTAAAAAACATCAAACAAAAATATACTTTAACTAATTTAGAATCTAACTCTGTAGAGTCTGACTTTGCCCCGTCGTTTTACAAAGACTCATTAGTTTTTTCTAGCGCAAGAGATACCGGTTTTTTAGTAAATAACTTACACGAGTGGAACAATAGGCCTTTTTTAAATTTACATACCGCAAAAAAAGACAGTTTAAATTATGTATACCTTGGCAATTTTGCAAAAGAATTAAACACAAAAACACACGAGTCTTCTTCTACATTTACAAAAGATGGTAAAACAGTATATTTTACAAGAAATAACTCTGAAAACGGTAAGTTTTCTCCAGATAAAAACGGGCTAAGCAGACTTAAAATTTACAAGGCTACATTAGAAAATGGAAAGTGGACAAATGTAACCGAGTTACCTTTTAATAATGATGAGTATTCTGTTGCTAACCCAACCTTAAATTACACAGAAGATAAGCTTTATTTTGCTTCAGATATGCCTGGTACACTTGGTGCTTCAGATATTTTTGTTGTAGCTATTAATAGTGATGGTAGCTTTGGTGAACCACAAAATTTAGGAGCTACAATTAATACCGAAGGCAGAGAAACATTTCCTTTTATTTCTGAATCTGAAACCTTGTATTTTGCTTCAGACGGACATCCTGGTTTAGGTGGTTTAGATATTTTTTACATCAACCTACAACAAGAAAATGCTGAGGTTCGTAATATGGGAAAAGGAGTTAATAGTAGGCAAGATGATTTTTCTTTAATTATAAACGAATCTAAAAATGAAGGTTTTTTAGCATCAAACAGACCAAAAGGTAAAGGAAGTGATGATATTTATAGGTTTATTAGAGAATCTGTAACCAAAGTAATAAAGGGTAAAGTTATAGACAAAGAGACCAATACAATTGTAGCTAATGCTATGGTAACCATTTATGATTATGAGAATAATAATTTAGTAGAAACTGTTAGTGATGAAAATGGTTTTTTTACAACAGAAGTAAATTTACCTGAGAAAAAATATCGTTTTACAGCTAAGAGTGATGGTTATGCAAATGCTGTAAAATATATCTACTCACCTAAAAACAATACTAAAATTGAAGAAGTAGTTTTAGAGTTAGAAAACTCTAAAGAAGCAACTGCTGTAGGTTCTGACTTATCAAATTACTTAAAACTAAAATCTATTTATTTTGATACAAATAGTTCTTATTTACGAGTAGAATCTTATCCAGATTTAGACAAAGTTGCAAACTATATGCTAGAGAACCCTACGGTTGTAATAGAAGTTGGCTCGCATACAGATAGCACAGAGAGTGATACCTACAACCTGTGGTTATCTAAAAGAAGAGCAAAATCTACTGTAAAATATCTTGTATCTAAAGGTGTAGACCAAAGTAGAATTACGGGTATTGGTTTTGGAGAATCTCAACTACTTAATAAGTGTAAAAACGGTGTAAAATGTTCTAATGAAGAACACGCTGTAAACAGAAGGTCTGAGTTTATTATTATTACCAAATAA